CTTCCGGCAAAAGTCGAAAAGCGAGGTGAAACGCCCCTGGGCCTTCCGGGCGGCGATAATCACATCGACCGCAGCGCTCCCGACATTTTTGATCGCCGCCAGCCCGAACCGGATCCCCCCCGGGACCACTGTAAAATCGCGGTCGCTTTCATTGGCGTCGGGCGGCAGGATCTGAATCCCCATGTTCCGGCACTCGGTGATATATTTTACCACTTTATCGGCGTTTCCCATCTCGCTGGTGAGGATGGCCGACATAAATTCATTTGCATAGTGGGCCTTCAGATAGGCGGTCTGATAGGTGATTAAGGCATAGGCCGCCGAGTGCGATTTGTTGAAGCCATATCCGGCGAAGTACTCCATGAGGTCGAAGATCTTCTCCGCCTTTGTCTTCGAGTGGCCGTTCTTGACCGCTCCGTCGATGAACTTGGCCTTCTGCGCCGCCATCTCCTCCGGTTTCTTTTTTCCCATGGCGCGCCGGAGCAGATCGGCGTCGCCGAGGGAGAAGCCGGCCAAGACGTTGGCGATCTTCATCACCTGCTCCTGGTAGACGATGACGCCGTACGTCTCCTTCAAGATGTCGGCCAGCTGCGGCAGCTCGTATTGGATCTTTTTGGGATCGCGTTTCCGTTTGATGAAGTCGTCGACCATGCCGCTTCCGATCGGGCCGGGACGGTAGAGGGCGAGGATGGCGACGATGTCTTCGAAGTTTTCCGGCTTCATCTTCACGAGCAGATCGCGCATCCCGGCGCTTTCCAATTGGAAGATGCCGGTCGTCTCGCCCGATCCGAGAAGTTTGTAGGTCTCCGGATCATCCATCGGGATTTGGGAGATCTGCAAGGGGCCGGGCGCCGGGGGCCGGGGGGCGGTAGAATCTTTTTCCGACCCCTGACCCCTGACCCCTGACCCCTGCCGTTCGTTCACGATCCGGACGGCATGGTCGATCACCGTCAAGGTCCGCAGGCCGAGAAAGTCGAACTTTACCAGGCCGATCTTCTCGATGTCGCCCATGGCGTATTGGGTGACCGTCTCCCCCTTGCTCCCGCGGTAGAGGGGAACATGGTCGGTCAGCGGCTCCGCCGAAATCACCACCCCGGCTGCGTGAGTGGACGCATGGCGGGCGAGCCCTTCGAGCCGCTTCGCAAGATCGATCACCTCGCCGACCTTCGGATCGGCCTCGGCCGCTTGCTTCAACCGCGGCTCTTGGAGGAGTGCATCGTCCAAGGTGATGTTCAGGACATTCGGGATCAGTTTGGCGAGTTTGTCGGCTTCGGCATACGGCAGCTCGAGCACGCGCGCGACGTCGCGGATCGCCGCTTTGGCCGCCATGGTTCCGAAGGTGATGATCTGGCAGACATGATCGGCCCCGAACTTCTGTGTGACGTAGCGAATGACCTCTTCGCGCCGGTCCATGCAGAAGTCCATGTCGATATCGGGAAGGGTGATCCGCTCCGGGTTGAGGAAGCGCTCGAAGATCAGACCATATTCGATCGGGTCGATATCGGTGATCGCGAGCGCATAGGCGGCGAGGCTTCCCGCCGCCGAGCCGCGCCCCGGGCCGACCGGAATATTCGACGTACGCGCATAGTTGATGATGTCCCAGACGATCAGGAAATAGCCGGCGTACCCCATCTTGTTGATGACATCGAGCTCTCTTTTCAGTCGCTCCTCATAGAGGGGGCGGAGCTTTTGCCGGTCGGGTCTCATCTGCGCGAACCGCCGCTCCAGCCCCTGCTGAGCGAGCGCCGCGATGTAGGCTTCGCGGCTGGTCCCGGCGGGGACTTCGTAATGCGGCAGGTGGAAGGTGCCGAACTGAAGGTCGAGGTTGATCATCTCGGCGATCCGCAGCGTATTGCTGATCGCCGTCGGGACCTCCTGGAAGCCGCGGATCATCTCTTCCGGTGATTTGAAGTAGAGCTGCTGCGTCTCGAAGCGCATCCGGTTCGGCATGTTGACCGTCTTCCCGGTCTGAAGACAGAGCATGATGTCGTGGGCGCGGGCGTCTTCTTTATGAAGGTAGTGGCAGTCGTTGGTGCCGACAATCGGGATGTTGTTCTTTTTGGAAAGCTCGATCAGCTGGCGGTTGGCCGTTTTCTGTAGATCGAGACCATTGTCCTGGATCTCCAGAAAGAAATTCTCTTTCCCGAAGATCTCCTGATACTCATGCGCGGCGGCGACCGCCTCTTTCTCGTAGCCTCGCGCGAGGAGATAGGGGATCTCGCCCCGCAGGCAGGCGGAGAGTCCGATGAGACCCTCGCTATGTTTGCGGAGGACCTCTTTGTCGATTCGCGGCTTGTAGTAGTAGCCTTCGAGGTTGGCGATGGTGAGGAGCTTCATCAAATTCTTGTAGCCGGTCTCGTTGGCCGCTAGGAGGATCAGATGGTAATACGGGTTGGAGCCGCCGATCTCGTTGTAGTCGTCGTCCGCTCCGGCCCCTTCCTTATCGAACCGGCTGCGCGGGGCAAGATAAGCCTCGCAGCCGATGATCGGCTTGAGCCCCGCCTTCTTCGACTTTTGATAGAACTCGATGGCGCCGAAGAGGTTGCCATGGTCGGTGATGGCGACCGCCGGCATCCCGAATCCCTTCGCCGTCTCGATCAGCGGATCGACCTGATTGGCGCCGTCCAGCAGGGAATATTGCGTATGAAGATGGAGGTGGACAAAGCTTTGTTGTGGCATGGGGAGATTTTAATGTGATGGGGTAAAAACGTCAAGACAAAAGGGGACGTATGCTTGACTGTTTGAGATGATTTGGACTATACACATGTAGCAGTTTTTAACGAAGCGTGTCTCGGTTGGATTAAAGAAATTCAAACTTTTATTGGGCGTTAAGCAAGGGAAGCTCTTGAGCATGGCAAATTCGAGGAAAATTAGAGGTCGCAGTGACGTGCTCCTTAAAACACCCAACAAGGCACTCAACCAGACGCGCGCAACGACGGCGCGCACCGATTAGTTAGTTCATTGGGCAGCTTTTTGTTGGTGTATAATACTTTCATGCGCGTACCTTCTCTACTTGGAGGGATGAATGACGATTAAATTAACAGCCGTTTTCGAAAAAGTTCCTGAAGGATACATCGGTTTTGTGGAAGAGCTGCCGGGTGTCAATACACAGGGGGCGACACTGGAAGAGGCACGTACAAATTTACAAGAAGCAATTGAGTTAGTGCTTGAGGCGAATCGGGCGCTGTCGGAAGAAGGGATACAAGGTAGAAAAGTGATTAAGGAATCCCTGCCGATCACGACCGCATGAAGCGGCGTGACCTCATCCGCCATCTTGAAAGGCACGGCTGCGAGCTTCTTCGTGAAGGGGCCAATCACACCGTGTATGTCAATCGGTCCACCCGCAAAACATCAACGATCCCAAGACATCGGGAAATTAATGACTTCCTGGCCCGTAAAATCTGCCGTGACTTGCAAATCAATGAACCTTAATTCAAGTACGTGCGTGGATGTTCATGAATCTCGAAAATGAATTCCTCGAATCGGTCAAATCAGGTAATGCAATCAGAATCAAAACCCTTGTCGAATCAGACCCCCGCCTCATTCAGACCCGGGATGAAAACGGCGTCTCTTCGCTCATGTTGGCGATTTATCATGGCCGACGAGAAGTGGTCGATCTCCTTCTTCAGTTTCAATCCGAGCCGGATCTTTTCGAGTCGATCGCCCTCGGAAAATTAAAGCGGGTGCAGGATCTCATTCAAGGAGATCCTGAACAGGTGAACGCCGTCTCCCCCGATGGGTTCTCGCCGCTGGGGCTTGCGGCGTTTTTCGGCCACCCGAAGGTCGCGGCCTATTTGGTTAAGAAGGGGGCGGATGTGAATGCCGCCTCGAAGAATCCGATGCGTGTTTGTCCGCTTCACAGCGCGCTGGCACAACGTCAACCGGAAGTTTCGTTGGCGATTACCGAAATGCTGGTGGCGCACGGCGCGGATGTGAATGTACGGCAGGCGGCCGGCTGGACGCCGCTTCATCAGGCGGCGATTCACGGTCAAATCAACCTGGCAAAGCTTCTGCTGGATCATGGCGCCGACGTCAACGCCAAGGCGGAAAACGGCAAGACGCCGCTGGAACTGGCGGCAGCGGGGAAGCACAATGTCATGGCCGCCCTGCTGCGGGAGAGGGGCGCGCTCTCGTAAAGTGAAAGGCTATGGGTGGAGATATTTGCCGAGGTCGCGCTCGAAGCCCGGGAAGTATTTTGAAATCACCGTCACGTCGAACCGGGAGAGGATCGATTCTTTCGGCTCCCGGTCGAGCAAGAACTGAAACGCCGCCTGAATGCAGCGCTCCGGGGTGACCTTCCCGTTGGTCAACCGCTTGTAGACCGATTCAGGCATCGTCACCTCATGTTTCGTCTCGCTCTGATCTTCGCCGACGATGACGCAAAACTCCAGCGGCTCTTCGGCCTTTTCGATTCGTTCGACATGAATCATTTTCATCGCCATCGGTTTTTCCTCCCGCCGGAATCGGAACAACATCGACATGACCCTTGATGAGATCATCCTCACTATACTAAATTAAAGAGACCGGAATCAACGCTGCTGCCGTAAGCCCATCTATCTCGGAGCGCGACGAAATCAAATGTCTTTCAAAGATCACTTCTCGGAAACCGCCGCCGGCTACGCCCGTTTTCGACCCCGTTATCCGGAGACGCTATTCGATTTCTTGGCGGGCGCGGCGCCGCGAAGAGCGCGGGCATGGGATTGCGCGACGGGAAGCGGCCAGGCGGCGATCGGGCTGGCGAAACACTTCGAACGGGTGATTGCGACCGACGCCAGCGCCGGGCAGATTGCGCACGCGCTTCCAAGCCCGCGCGTCGATTATCGTGTTGCTCCGGCCGAGAAAAGCGGATTAGAAACGGCGTCAATCGATCTGGTCACCGTCGCCCAGGCGTTACACTGGTTCGACATCCCTGCTTTCTTTCAGGAGGTGAAGCGGGTCTTGATTCCCGGAGGGCTTCTCGCCGTCTGGTGTTATCAGCTCTTTACAATCGATCCGGCGATCGACCGGATCGTCCGGCGCTTCTATGCCGAGACCCTCGGACCGTATTGGCCGCCGGAGCGGAAGATGATCGAAGAGGGGTATCGGTCGATCCCCTTTCCCTTCTCCGAACTGCAGACCCCCTCTTTTGGGATCGAGTCGTCCGTCACGCTGGGTCAACTCGGCGGCTATCTGCGGACCTGGTCGGCGACGCGGCGTTATCTTGCGGAGCGGGGGGATGACCCGGTGGCGAACCTTCTCTCCTCGCTGGCCGAGGTTTGGGGAGATCCCGGAACACCGCGACAAATGAGATCGCCCCTCCGGTTGCGCGTCGGACGGAAGGAAGGACCGGAATGAAAATTCGGAACCTGATTCAGTGGATCGATAGGTTTTACGCGGGCGCAAGATGAAAGGTGATCTGTTTTCAGAAAATCATGGGCGAAAACGAGCCAGCGCAAACTCATACCGGGTGCCGTTGAGGTTTCCTCCCGCTGCGACAATCTTACCGTCCGATTGAAGCGCAACGGCGTAAGCGAAATCAAAGCTCTGTGCGATCGGTAAGATTATTTTACCTCTCTGTCCAAAGGAGGTGTCGAGCACTCCATTTGGATAATAACGTGTGAGTGCGAAATCAGAGTCGACGACATTGGAAAAGCCCGCCGCCACAATTTTCCCGTCGGGTTGAAGGGTCAGATCATAGAGACCATCATTTCCGATATCGATGACGGTGATCACCTTGCCCCCCACGCCGAAGGTCGAATCGAGGCTGCCGTTTTCATTATAGCGCACCAGCGAGAAATCAGAATTATTGTTATGGAGGGCATACCCCCCGGTAATGATTTTGCCGTCCGTTTGGATGCGGATTGAAGTGACGACTCCAATGCCGCTCAGTCCGACCGGAGTCAGAATTTTTCCTCCTGTTCCGAACGAGGCATCGAGCGTTCCATCGGAATTATACCGGGCCAACGCGAAATTCGTTATTTGGCCGACATCGGAATAGCCGGCCAACACGATTTTACCATCTTCTTGAAGAGCCATTGCGCTTACGAAATCGTTGGCTTGGCCGATGGAGGTAATGACTGTACCGGCTGTACCAAACGACAGATCAGGATTTCCGTCGGTGTCGAAGCGCGCTAAGGCAAAATCATAATTGTTTCCGACGAACGTCGATCCCGCCACCAAAAGTTTGCCGTCCGGCTGGAGCGCCGAGGCGGCGAGGAAGTCGTTGTTCGATCCCCCACCCGGTCCAAATCCGACGGAAGAGAACCCGAGGAAGGTGCCATCCGTGTCATAGAGGATCACGCCAAAATCGTAGTCCCCATTCTGAAAAAGGGTCCCAGCCGCAAAAATTTTGCCGTCGGGTCGAATGACGATCTTCCCGCCATTTCCACCGTCAAGAAATGTCGTCAATATTCCATCCTCCCCGAAGGAAGCGTCGATTTGTCCGTCGGAACCATAACGAATGAGCGTGAACCGATTCTGTTCCCCGTCGAAAGAATCTCCCCCCGCGATGATCTTCCCATCGGCTTGAACCGCAAGGGTCTGCGCGACTGCGCTGGCGCTTTCCAGGTTGAGCGTTTGTTGTCCCTGCATTTTGAATGAAAGATCGAGGGTTCCGTTTGCACCATAGCGCGCCAGGGCGACATCTTTGTCACTGACGACCACAGATTCTCCCGCGGCGACGATCTTGCCGTCGGCTTGGATCGCGATCGCGCGGGCAATGTCGTTTCCACCGTCGAAATCGGTCGTGGTTTTTCCCCCCGTGCCGAAGGTCGAATCGAGACTCCCGTTCAACTCATAACGGGCAAGCGCAAAATCGAAGTCAACGCCGTTGAATGTAAATCCAGCGATCAAAATATGATTGGACTGAATCTGTAGAGAGAATGCGGAGTCATTAATAATGCCGATTGAGCTGACAACTTTTCCACCGCTGCCGAAGCTGGTATCGAGGCTTCCATCTGCAAGATTGTAGCGGGCCAGCGCGATGGCCGAAGAGGTACCATCGGAGGAGAATCCGGCGACGATAATCTTGTCGATCCGGATTTCCATCGCGTGGATGGCGTCATGGCTGGTCCCGAGGGGGGAAACCACTTTGCCGGCGTTTCCAAAGGTGGTATCAAGCGTCCCGTTGCTATTATAGCGAACCATTGCAGAGTCAAAATCGTTCCCGTTGTCGACGTCGCCGGCGACGATAATTTTCCCGTCTGGTTGAAGAGCGACCGCGAAGACGAAGTCATCATGGCTGCCGATGGGGGTGACGAAGGCGTTGATCAGGTGGCCTGTATTGTCGTACAAAGCCAAGGCATAGTCGTAATTGCTGCCGTTGTGGGCTTGGCCGGCTGCAACGATCGAATCATCCGGTCGGATAGCGATGGCTACAACGTTATCGTCGCCGGAGCCGATTGGCGTCATGACCATTCCGCCTGCGCCGAAAGTCGTATCGGCGCTCCCTTGAGCATCATAACGGGCCAGCGCGAAATCATAGTCGCTGCCGTTATAGGCGTACCCGGCCACAACGATTTTTCCCGTTGAATCAAGCGCGACGGTATCCGCTCCGTCCGCCGGGCTAAAATCAATGAGGACCTTTCCTCCGGTTCCAAATGTCGAGTCGAGACTGCCGTCTTGGTTATACCGAAGGAGAAGAAAGTCGCCATCGGCGCCGTTAAACCCGGATCCGGCAACGATGATCTTTCCATCCGACTGGATGACGACGCCGTTTGCCGCATCGCTCCCGAATCCGACGCTCGTTGTGACCTTTCCGCCAATCCCGAAGGCGGAATCGAGTGTTCCGGAGGTCGGGGTCGTTCCTCCGATCGAGCGGAGCACCGTTACAACGGCAGTGGCGGTTTTACTCGTGTCGGCCTGACTGGTCGCCACCACATGGAAGGTTCCGGAAACGGTCGATGCGGTATAAAGGCCGTCCGGGGTGATGTTGCCGCCCGTGCCTCTTTCTTGAACACGCCAGGTGACTTCGTTATTGTCGGTTCCGCGAACGGTTGCCGAGAAGAGTTGACTCTCCTCGGTGTGAAGCGTCACGGTAGCGGGCTCAAGGGTGATTGAAATGCTTGGCGAGGTGGAAGGATCGCCTTCGGCAACATCCTCTTGTCCTCCCCCCCCTCCTCCGCCCCCGCATCCCGAGAAGAGAAGACTGATGGATAAGAAGGTACAAAAGAGGGAGAACCGAAGCTTGATCGGTAATAAAAACGCCATAATTCTAATTGCCGGTATACAGATTCGGTCTAAATTAAGTGAAAGGAGGGTACCGTATTCTCATTTAAGGAGTCAAGCAAAATATCAACGGCTGGAAAACTAGACAAGAAAAACCACCCCTATTAAAAGGAGGCTCGTTGCGACCAATCCGACCATCGCAAAGACCAACCCCCGGTCGATCGAAGGCCGGTCTTGCCATTCGGTCGGATAGAGCGGCGCATCCGAAACATACGCCCCCGGCTCGAAGAATTGGAGTTGCTGTTCGAGGAGGATCAGTTGCCGCTTGGCCCGCTCGTGGCGCGATTTCTCTTGTCTGATCTGATCGATGAGAAAGAAAGTCACCAGACCGACGCCGACGCAAGCCAGCCCTTTGAGGCCCGGATGGATCAGCCGTTCGCCGGAGAGGAGAACGGCCAACACGGAGAGGGAGACGAAGGTCAGCATTCCGCTCCGCGCGATCTGCATCATCGCGCCGCGGCGGTTGTAGACCTCTTGCTTGAAGATCGGATAGATCGATCGAAGCGTTTCGATCGTTTGATGTTCGGACTGCCTCTCGATCATTGTTCGGTCACCTGGGCGAAGAGGGGAGAGGTGATCCGAATGGCGGCGACGCCGTCGATCAATGTCCGGACGGTCAGCCCGATCATGCAGAGACGGTCGAGGGCCGGCTTCGGGATCTTCTCTCCCCGTTTGTCCTTCAACGCGTCGAGGATCGTCCATCGCCCCCCTGGGTCGAGCTGGCCGAGGACCGCTTCATCTTCGGGGCGGAGCGTCTGTCGGAGCTGGTCTCGAAGCGATTTCGTTGAAGGGGTTTCCTGCCGGTTGAAGGCCCGCTCCATCAAAAGGGGGTGGCCGCCGGTTTCGTTCCAGATTCGGTCGATCTCTTCGACCGGTTTTTCCGGCCCGAGATGTTCCCGGATAATCTTCCGCGCCTCCCGGATCGGGATGACCGAAAGAGGATAAAGACGGAGCGCTCGTTTGAATGTCCCCGGATGCGCGGCGACCCAATCGGCGAAAGCGGGCCCGCCCACCCAGCAGATCGCCTGGATCGAGGGGAGGGTCGATTCCAATGCCAGATTGACGATCTGCGGGATGATTGTTTCGTGGCGGAGGAGGTGATCGCAGTCGTCCAAAATCAGGACGACCGGACGGGCGGCGATTTCCGACGGGGCCCGCTCGTAGAGATGATGGAGCTGGGACATCAGGTCGGGAAGCGACGCGGGGGGCTTCTTGAAAGGATTGCGCGCGGCCGGTCCGATCCCCTGGTGAAGAAGGGCCTCAAGAAGCAGCGGCCAGAAGGCCGAATCGGAGATCAACAGGGGAAGTTGCAGAAAAACGGACTTTGCCCCGGCGTCGTCCAATTCTCCTGCAAGGCGCCGCGCCAGGGTGCTTTTGCCGATCAGAGGGCCGCCGAACATCGCGGACCATTGGCCGGCGAGAAGATAATTGCGGAGGTTTTCAACGAGGCCTAAGCGGCTTGGAAATGAGGTAGACGGCATGGCGAAATCTTAACACACCCCGGTTGCCTCAGCAATGAGAAAGAAGACCGGACCGGGCTCTACCGATCTCCGCTCACTTCTCTTTCGAATCCCGGCAGGATCGCTTGGAAGAAAGCGTTCCGGATCAGGCGGACCACCACCTCCCAGGTGCTTGATTCCGGATCTTCCACCTTTCCGGAAATGTCGGCTTGGGTGGCGACTTCATCGCGCGGCCGGTTCTCCAAAAGCTTTGAGATGCCGCCGACGAGCCCTTCGTATAATTTCCGGAAAAGTTTTTTATCTTTGTCCTGGCGCTTGTCGTAGACTTTGAGATCTTTGAAGAGTGGTTTGACGTAGCCGCTGATTTCGTCCTGCTTCACCCCCACTTCCATGTAAAAGGAGAAAAGCCCTTCTTTCACGTCAAAATTACCATAGGCGCGCAGAAGGTCGTTCATCGAGCGGAGCTGCGCCTTTTCCATGATGATGGCGAGATCGAAGTCGGGGCCTTGTTTCTCCGGGCGGAACTGAGCCGAGACGCCGAGATTTCCGCTCCCCATCCATTTTCCTTTTA
This DNA window, taken from Candidatus Manganitrophus noduliformans, encodes the following:
- a CDS encoding DNA polymerase III subunit alpha; translation: MPQQSFVHLHLHTQYSLLDGANQVDPLIETAKGFGMPAVAITDHGNLFGAIEFYQKSKKAGLKPIIGCEAYLAPRSRFDKEGAGADDDYNEIGGSNPYYHLILLAANETGYKNLMKLLTIANLEGYYYKPRIDKEVLRKHSEGLIGLSACLRGEIPYLLARGYEKEAVAAAHEYQEIFGKENFFLEIQDNGLDLQKTANRQLIELSKKNNIPIVGTNDCHYLHKEDARAHDIMLCLQTGKTVNMPNRMRFETQQLYFKSPEEMIRGFQEVPTAISNTLRIAEMINLDLQFGTFHLPHYEVPAGTSREAYIAALAQQGLERRFAQMRPDRQKLRPLYEERLKRELDVINKMGYAGYFLIVWDIINYARTSNIPVGPGRGSAAGSLAAYALAITDIDPIEYGLIFERFLNPERITLPDIDMDFCMDRREEVIRYVTQKFGADHVCQIITFGTMAAKAAIRDVARVLELPYAEADKLAKLIPNVLNITLDDALLQEPRLKQAAEADPKVGEVIDLAKRLEGLARHASTHAAGVVISAEPLTDHVPLYRGSKGETVTQYAMGDIEKIGLVKFDFLGLRTLTVIDHAVRIVNERQGSGVRGQGSEKDSTAPRPPAPGPLQISQIPMDDPETYKLLGSGETTGIFQLESAGMRDLLVKMKPENFEDIVAILALYRPGPIGSGMVDDFIKRKRDPKKIQYELPQLADILKETYGVIVYQEQVMKIANVLAGFSLGDADLLRRAMGKKKPEEMAAQKAKFIDGAVKNGHSKTKAEKIFDLMEYFAGYGFNKSHSAAYALITYQTAYLKAHYANEFMSAILTSEMGNADKVVKYITECRNMGIQILPPDANESDRDFTVVPGGIRFGLAAIKNVGSAAVDVIIAARKAQGRFTSLFDFCRKIDLRKVNKRVIEGLIKCGAFDSTGAKRSALTEALERAMQEGTQQQKIKEAGQMTIFGNGAEGEASAVADPPLPDIPEWEDAHISKLEKEAVGFYITRHPLTPFIELMKKRSATPTEALAAIEEDREVRICGVVVQEKVATTKRGDRMAYLRIEDLTGSVEVIVFPDLYQTSAPLFQQDIPLLINGMLDRGDKGLKLKATLIMPLNVEASRNGETSRQDVSTGAPSEKSERISAFPARPYLIRLSAEAVSPSELTQLQGILQRYPGSVQVHLKIAIPEPSGSFSESTIAVDPKLKVDGSDRLTKELESHFGKGVVVQMTPAALPF
- a CDS encoding type II toxin-antitoxin system HicB family antitoxin; translated protein: MTIKLTAVFEKVPEGYIGFVEELPGVNTQGATLEEARTNLQEAIELVLEANRALSEEGIQGRKVIKESLPITTA
- a CDS encoding type II toxin-antitoxin system HicA family toxin, giving the protein MKRRDLIRHLERHGCELLREGANHTVYVNRSTRKTSTIPRHREINDFLARKICRDLQINEP
- a CDS encoding ankyrin repeat domain-containing protein — protein: MNLENEFLESVKSGNAIRIKTLVESDPRLIQTRDENGVSSLMLAIYHGRREVVDLLLQFQSEPDLFESIALGKLKRVQDLIQGDPEQVNAVSPDGFSPLGLAAFFGHPKVAAYLVKKGADVNAASKNPMRVCPLHSALAQRQPEVSLAITEMLVAHGADVNVRQAAGWTPLHQAAIHGQINLAKLLLDHGADVNAKAENGKTPLELAAAGKHNVMAALLRERGALS
- a CDS encoding class I SAM-dependent methyltransferase; translated protein: MSFKDHFSETAAGYARFRPRYPETLFDFLAGAAPRRARAWDCATGSGQAAIGLAKHFERVIATDASAGQIAHALPSPRVDYRVAPAEKSGLETASIDLVTVAQALHWFDIPAFFQEVKRVLIPGGLLAVWCYQLFTIDPAIDRIVRRFYAETLGPYWPPERKMIEEGYRSIPFPFSELQTPSFGIESSVTLGQLGGYLRTWSATRRYLAERGDDPVANLLSSLAEVWGDPGTPRQMRSPLRLRVGRKEGPE
- a CDS encoding delta-60 repeat domain-containing protein: MAFLLPIKLRFSLFCTFLSISLLFSGCGGGGGGGGQEDVAEGDPSTSPSISITLEPATVTLHTEESQLFSATVRGTDNNEVTWRVQERGTGGNITPDGLYTASTVSGTFHVVATSQADTSKTATAVVTVLRSIGGTTPTSGTLDSAFGIGGKVTTSVGFGSDAANGVVIQSDGKIIVAGSGFNGADGDFLLLRYNQDGSLDSTFGTGGKVLIDFSPADGADTVALDSTGKIVVAGYAYNGSDYDFALARYDAQGSADTTFGAGGMVMTPIGSGDDNVVAIAIRPDDSIVAAGQAHNGSNYDYALALYDNTGHLINAFVTPIGSHDDFVFAVALQPDGKIIVAGDVDNGNDFDSAMVRYNSNGTLDTTFGNAGKVVSPLGTSHDAIHAMEIRIDKIIVAGFSSDGTSSAIALARYNLADGSLDTSFGSGGKVVSSIGIINDSAFSLQIQSNHILIAGFTFNGVDFDFALARYELNGSLDSTFGTGGKTTTDFDGGNDIARAIAIQADGKIVAAGESVVVSDKDVALARYGANGTLDLSFKMQGQQTLNLESASAVAQTLAVQADGKIIAGGDSFDGEQNRFTLIRYGSDGQIDASFGEDGILTTFLDGGNGGKIVIRPDGKIFAAGTLFQNGDYDFGVILYDTDGTFLGFSSVGFGPGGGSNNDFLAASALQPDGKLLVAGSTFVGNNYDFALARFDTDGNPDLSFGTAGTVITSIGQANDFVSAMALQEDGKIVLAGYSDVGQITNFALARYNSDGTLDASFGTGGKILTPVGLSGIGVVTSIRIQTDGKIITGGYALHNNNSDFSLVRYNENGSLDSTFGVGGKVITVIDIGNDGLYDLTLQPDGKIVAAGFSNVVDSDFALTRYYPNGVLDTSFGQRGKIILPIAQSFDFAYAVALQSDGKIVAAGGNLNGTRYEFALARFRP
- a CDS encoding ATP-binding protein — encoded protein: MPSTSFPSRLGLVENLRNYLLAGQWSAMFGGPLIGKSTLARRLAGELDDAGAKSVFLQLPLLISDSAFWPLLLEALLHQGIGPAARNPFKKPPASLPDLMSQLHHLYERAPSEIAARPVVLILDDCDHLLRHETIIPQIVNLALESTLPSIQAICWVGGPAFADWVAAHPGTFKRALRLYPLSVIPIREARKIIREHLGPEKPVEEIDRIWNETGGHPLLMERAFNRQETPSTKSLRDQLRQTLRPEDEAVLGQLDPGGRWTILDALKDKRGEKIPKPALDRLCMIGLTVRTLIDGVAAIRITSPLFAQVTEQ